One region of Rhodocaloribacter litoris genomic DNA includes:
- a CDS encoding amino acid adenylation domain-containing protein, with amino-acid sequence MNQLHQLLVQSAERAPERIAVEDPSRDVRITYAGLHRASDRLRDRLLDLGVQPGDRVGLYAPKSIGVVAALFGALKAGAAYVPVDPGAPPARNAFIFKDCSVRAAVVERSRVEGLEAQYEGEGPEAVASLDELDPFGEDLVLLRMPPQPIPVPDTDNLSYILYTSGSTGKPKGVMHTHASALSFIDWCSSVFEPVPEDRFSSHAPFHFDLSILDLYVPLKHGATLVLIGEDLGKQPAELARVIAERGITAWYSTPSILRLLVEYGRMEQHDYGALRIVNFAGEVFPVKHLRALTAYWPHPRYFNLYGPTETNVCTYYEVELPVPEDRTEPYPIGYACSGDVCRVVDEHYRPVPAGEEGELIVSGGSVMRGYWNLPERNATAFHVDPDGTRWYKTGDVVRDAGQGCYLFVGRRDRMVKRRGYRVELGEIEAALYRHPAVTEAAVVALPDEQNGVLIKAFMNWTDEAKPSIIRLKQFCADNLPLYMIPDRFVFLDALPKTSTDKIDYQRLKAMA; translated from the coding sequence ATGAACCAGCTCCACCAGCTTCTGGTCCAATCGGCAGAACGCGCTCCGGAGCGCATCGCCGTAGAGGATCCCTCCCGGGATGTTCGGATCACCTATGCCGGGTTGCATCGTGCCTCGGACCGGCTCCGGGACCGGCTCCTGGATCTCGGCGTGCAGCCCGGCGATCGCGTCGGGCTCTATGCCCCCAAGTCCATCGGTGTGGTGGCGGCGCTTTTCGGGGCGCTCAAAGCCGGGGCCGCCTATGTGCCCGTCGATCCCGGGGCGCCGCCGGCCCGCAACGCCTTCATTTTCAAGGACTGTTCCGTCCGGGCCGCGGTCGTGGAGCGCTCGCGCGTGGAAGGGCTGGAGGCGCAGTACGAGGGGGAAGGTCCCGAAGCGGTCGCTTCCCTGGACGAGCTGGATCCTTTCGGTGAAGACCTGGTGCTCCTGCGCATGCCGCCGCAGCCGATTCCGGTGCCGGATACCGACAACCTTTCCTACATCCTGTATACCTCCGGCTCGACGGGTAAGCCCAAGGGGGTCATGCATACCCACGCCAGCGCCCTCAGCTTCATCGACTGGTGCTCCAGCGTCTTCGAACCCGTTCCCGAGGACAGGTTCTCTTCCCACGCTCCCTTTCACTTCGACCTGTCGATTCTCGATCTCTATGTGCCGCTCAAGCACGGGGCGACGCTGGTGCTGATCGGCGAGGACCTCGGCAAACAGCCGGCCGAGCTGGCCCGCGTCATCGCCGAGCGTGGCATCACGGCCTGGTACTCGACGCCGTCGATCCTGCGCCTGCTGGTCGAGTACGGCCGGATGGAACAGCACGACTACGGCGCGCTCCGCATCGTCAACTTCGCCGGCGAGGTCTTTCCGGTGAAGCACCTCCGGGCGCTGACCGCGTACTGGCCCCATCCCCGGTATTTCAACCTGTACGGTCCCACCGAGACGAACGTGTGCACCTATTACGAGGTCGAGTTGCCCGTTCCCGAAGACCGTACCGAACCGTATCCCATCGGCTATGCCTGTTCGGGCGATGTGTGCCGGGTGGTCGATGAGCACTATCGCCCGGTGCCTGCGGGGGAGGAGGGGGAGTTGATCGTCAGCGGCGGGTCCGTCATGCGGGGCTACTGGAACCTGCCGGAACGCAACGCGACGGCTTTTCACGTCGATCCGGATGGTACGCGCTGGTACAAGACCGGGGACGTCGTACGCGATGCCGGCCAGGGCTGCTACCTCTTCGTCGGGCGGCGGGACCGCATGGTCAAGCGCCGGGGCTACCGCGTCGAGCTGGGCGAGATCGAGGCCGCCCTCTACCGGCACCCGGCCGTTACCGAAGCGGCCGTCGTGGCCCTGCCGGATGAACAGAACGGGGTACTCATCAAGGCATTCATGAACTGGACGGACGAAGCCAAACCCTCCATCATCCGCCTCAAGCAGTTCTGCGCCGACAACCTGCCCCTCTATATGATCCCCGACCGCTTCGTTTTTCTCGATGCCTTACCCAAAACCTCGACGGACAAGATCGACTACCAGCGCCTCAAGGCCATGGCGTGA
- a CDS encoding acyl-CoA dehydrogenase family protein, with the protein MDFNLSEEQRVLRNEIIRFARKNLNAGVIERDRSQTFPRDLWLKCGEMGLQGLPVPERYGGVGLDPLSTAIALEAFGYGCEDGGLAFSICAHLLACVIPVWKHGSEAQKEKYLPGLTSGTLIAVNAMSEPGSGSDAYAMKTRAVREGNGYRINGTKIWSTNGPVADLAVVYAVTDPEKGYYGGISVFLVEKDTPGFAPGQKFEKMGLRTSPIGEIVLEDVWVPEEAMLGGPGAGTLIFTQSMEWERVCIGAMHCGTMHRLLDKVVAYARTREAFGQKIGKYQAVSHKIVDMKIRLEAARLLAYKAATRLDKARDVAVDASVTKVFVSEALLQTALDAVQIYGGNGFMTEYEVERVLRDAVGGKIYSGTNEIQRNMLAKWLGL; encoded by the coding sequence ATGGATTTCAACCTGAGTGAGGAGCAGCGCGTACTCCGAAACGAGATCATCCGTTTCGCCCGGAAAAACCTGAATGCCGGCGTCATCGAGCGGGATCGCAGCCAGACGTTTCCCCGCGACCTCTGGCTGAAGTGTGGTGAAATGGGTCTGCAGGGGTTGCCCGTTCCCGAACGATACGGCGGGGTGGGCCTCGATCCGCTTTCGACGGCCATCGCCCTGGAAGCCTTCGGCTATGGCTGTGAGGACGGGGGGCTTGCCTTCTCGATCTGTGCCCATCTGCTGGCCTGTGTGATCCCGGTATGGAAGCACGGGAGCGAGGCGCAGAAGGAAAAATACCTGCCGGGGCTCACCAGCGGAACCCTGATCGCCGTCAATGCCATGTCGGAGCCGGGCTCCGGGTCGGATGCCTATGCCATGAAGACGCGCGCCGTACGCGAGGGAAACGGCTATCGTATCAACGGGACGAAGATCTGGAGCACCAACGGTCCGGTGGCCGACCTGGCCGTCGTCTACGCCGTGACCGATCCGGAGAAAGGCTATTACGGGGGGATATCGGTCTTTCTCGTGGAAAAGGACACACCGGGCTTTGCACCGGGGCAGAAGTTCGAGAAGATGGGGCTGCGCACCTCCCCCATCGGCGAGATCGTGCTCGAAGACGTATGGGTGCCGGAGGAGGCGATGCTCGGCGGTCCGGGGGCCGGTACGCTCATCTTCACACAGTCGATGGAGTGGGAGCGGGTCTGCATCGGGGCCATGCACTGCGGCACGATGCACCGGCTGCTGGACAAGGTCGTCGCCTACGCCCGCACGCGGGAAGCGTTCGGGCAGAAGATCGGCAAGTACCAGGCCGTCTCTCACAAGATCGTGGACATGAAGATCCGGCTGGAGGCGGCCCGCCTGCTGGCCTACAAGGCCGCCACCCGCCTCGACAAGGCCCGGGACGTTGCCGTCGACGCCTCGGTGACCAAGGTGTTCGTCAGCGAGGCCCTGCTCCAGACGGCCCTGGACGCGGTGCAGATCTACGGCGGGAACGGTTTCATGACCGAGTATGAGGTCGAGCGCGTCCTGCGCGACGCCGTCGGCGGGAAGATCTATTCGGGGACGAACGAGATCCAGCGCAACATGCTGGCCAAGTGGCTCGGGTTGTAG
- a CDS encoding galactokinase family protein, whose protein sequence is MKLGQITETACLIERLLPAGLHEPEALRLSALFQRAARALRRAGAGPATPVEAFFVPGRIEVLGKHTDYAGGRSLVCAVPYGFAVVAVAGPDATLTLHATASGEVVSFPVSSELPPVAGHWQHYPRTVARRLAKNFGPGLRGGALAFASDLPPAAGLSSSSAFVTAVFLALSALNGLEAHPRYRQVLASRLRLAAYLGAVESGRAFGSLAAEHGVGTQGGSEDHTAILCGAPDRLRLFAYTPVRLLRDLPMPPAHVFVVAASGVVAEKAGAARERYNRAARQAAAIVQAWNTATGDDAPHLGALFTREGFSPDRLRRLLSSRAAPDGLLDRFEHFFHEDRRLLPAAVEALEAGDLATFGQVAAESQSRAERLLGNQVPETIHLARAARDLGAVAASAFGAGFGGAVWALVPEAEAADFARTWQRDYLARFPGHTERAQVLITRPGPCAFALDDAHG, encoded by the coding sequence GTGAAGCTTGGACAAATAACCGAGACCGCCTGCCTGATCGAGCGGCTGCTCCCGGCAGGGTTACACGAGCCGGAGGCGCTCCGCCTGAGCGCCCTCTTCCAGCGGGCCGCACGGGCGCTCCGGCGAGCCGGGGCGGGACCGGCGACGCCGGTGGAGGCCTTTTTCGTCCCCGGTCGCATCGAAGTGCTGGGCAAGCACACCGACTACGCGGGCGGGCGCAGCCTGGTCTGTGCCGTGCCGTATGGCTTCGCCGTGGTCGCCGTCGCCGGGCCGGACGCCACGCTCACCCTCCATGCGACTGCTTCCGGGGAGGTCGTCTCCTTTCCCGTGTCGTCCGAGCTGCCCCCCGTCGCCGGGCACTGGCAACACTACCCCAGGACCGTGGCCCGGCGCCTGGCGAAAAACTTCGGGCCGGGCCTGCGCGGCGGCGCCCTCGCCTTTGCCTCCGACCTGCCGCCGGCCGCCGGCCTGAGCAGTTCGAGTGCCTTCGTCACCGCCGTCTTCCTCGCCCTCTCCGCCCTGAACGGCCTGGAAGCCCACCCCCGCTACCGGCAGGTACTTGCATCGCGCCTCCGGCTCGCGGCCTACCTCGGTGCCGTCGAGAGCGGGCGGGCCTTCGGGTCGCTGGCGGCCGAACACGGCGTCGGCACGCAGGGCGGCAGCGAGGACCACACCGCCATCCTGTGCGGGGCGCCGGACCGCCTGCGCCTCTTCGCCTACACCCCCGTCCGCCTGCTGCGCGACCTGCCCATGCCCCCGGCACACGTCTTCGTCGTAGCCGCCAGCGGCGTCGTGGCCGAGAAGGCCGGCGCCGCCCGGGAACGCTACAACCGGGCCGCGCGGCAGGCCGCCGCCATCGTACAGGCCTGGAACACCGCCACCGGAGACGACGCCCCCCACCTCGGCGCCCTCTTCACACGGGAAGGCTTTTCCCCCGACCGCCTGCGCCGTCTCCTGTCGTCCCGGGCCGCCCCCGACGGCCTGCTCGACCGCTTCGAACACTTCTTTCATGAGGACCGGCGCCTCCTGCCGGCAGCCGTCGAGGCCCTCGAAGCCGGCGACCTGGCGACGTTCGGGCAGGTCGCGGCGGAATCGCAGTCCCGGGCCGAGCGGCTCCTGGGGAACCAGGTCCCCGAGACGATCCATCTGGCCCGTGCGGCCCGGGATCTCGGGGCCGTGGCGGCCTCGGCCTTCGGCGCCGGCTTCGGCGGGGCGGTATGGGCCCTCGTCCCCGAAGCGGAGGCGGCGGACTTCGCACGCACCTGGCAACGGGACTACCTGGCCCGCTTTCCCGGGCACACGGAGCGGGCCCAGGTCCTGATCACCCGCCCGGGACCCTGTGCCTTCGCCCTTGACGACGCACACGGGTAG
- a CDS encoding GNAT family N-acetyltransferase: MQETVLIKPPSRPGHPVERFVLPGGEAVTIRPIRPEDAGIEQDFVRHLSPGARYFRFMQVLDELSPEMLDRFIHLDYDREYALIAVVEQDGREVEIGVARYAALDADRCEFAVVVADAWQRQGIGRRLMERLMEIARDHGFRQMIGLILAENQPMLGLAERLGFRIEPVPDDLTVKRAVRDL, from the coding sequence GTGCAAGAGACCGTTCTGATAAAGCCGCCTTCCCGTCCCGGCCACCCTGTCGAGCGCTTCGTCCTGCCCGGCGGCGAGGCGGTCACGATACGCCCGATCCGGCCCGAGGATGCCGGGATCGAACAGGACTTCGTGCGGCACCTCTCGCCCGGTGCCCGCTATTTCCGTTTCATGCAGGTACTGGACGAGCTCTCGCCCGAGATGCTCGACCGCTTCATCCACCTCGACTATGATCGCGAGTACGCGCTGATCGCGGTGGTGGAACAGGACGGGCGAGAGGTGGAGATCGGCGTGGCACGCTATGCGGCTCTCGATGCCGACCGCTGTGAGTTCGCCGTAGTGGTGGCGGACGCCTGGCAGCGGCAAGGCATCGGGAGGCGACTGATGGAGCGCCTGATGGAGATCGCCCGCGACCACGGTTTCCGGCAGATGATCGGCCTGATCCTGGCCGAGAACCAGCCCATGCTCGGGCTGGCGGAGCGACTGGGTTTCCGCATCGAGCCGGTTCCGGACGATCTGACCGTCAAACGGGCCGTTCGGGATCTGTGA
- a CDS encoding DUF99 family protein, whose translation MPPARPHLLGIDDGPFDRRRDATVPLVSVMMEGADLVEGVAVGSFPIDGEGVTAYLAEWIRGQRWRAALQGIVLGGISIAGLALVDVTALAKRLDLPVLVVTRRNPAGSTLGTALEAAGLHDRLPLLARTPPARRLAGGLYVAWAGTDEPTAAHLVRASCRKANVPEPLRLAHLIATALVRGASYGRV comes from the coding sequence ATGCCCCCTGCCCGCCCCCATCTCCTCGGCATCGACGATGGACCGTTCGACCGTCGACGGGACGCGACCGTCCCGCTGGTGAGCGTGATGATGGAAGGGGCCGACCTCGTGGAGGGGGTGGCCGTCGGCTCGTTCCCCATCGACGGCGAGGGGGTGACGGCCTACCTGGCCGAATGGATCCGGGGCCAGCGGTGGCGTGCAGCCCTGCAGGGCATCGTTCTCGGCGGCATCTCCATCGCCGGGCTGGCGCTGGTGGACGTGACCGCGCTGGCCAAGCGGCTCGACCTGCCGGTGCTCGTCGTCACCCGGCGGAACCCGGCAGGCAGCACGCTGGGTACGGCCCTGGAAGCCGCCGGTCTTCACGACCGGCTCCCGCTGCTTGCCCGCACGCCGCCAGCCCGGCGCCTCGCCGGCGGGCTGTATGTGGCCTGGGCCGGCACCGACGAGCCGACAGCCGCCCACCTCGTCCGGGCCTCGTGCCGGAAAGCGAACGTGCCCGAACCGCTCCGCCTGGCCCATCTCATCGCCACGGCGCTCGTGCGCGGTGCCTCCTACGGACGGGTCTGA
- a CDS encoding Gfo/Idh/MocA family protein has translation MHLAIIGTGGMAHHHAKVFGALEGCTLAAACDIDRERVEAFARTFGVPETYTDVDALLERARVDAVVVATPDHVHAPIAIKAAAAGKHILCEKPLALNYEEARAMAEAAERAGIIHMVNFSYRRSPALQKARALVEAGALGRIMHFSAHYLQSWLASKVWGDWRTEPAWLWRLSTAHHSLGVLGDVGVHILDFVSFPAGDFRSVQCRLKTFPKAEGERIGPYVLDANDSALIVAELESGAAGVIHTSRWATGYQNAIALTLHGDRGALRIDLDRGYDLLDVCLEEDVDTVTWRTVTCPPVPANEERFLECIRTGRRADPDFHRGAAIQRVLDACFASDASGTAVDVSRWAAGQPPGAKA, from the coding sequence ATCCATCTCGCCATTATCGGAACGGGGGGCATGGCCCACCATCACGCGAAGGTGTTCGGTGCCCTCGAAGGGTGCACCCTCGCGGCGGCCTGTGACATCGACCGTGAGCGGGTAGAGGCGTTCGCCAGAACGTTCGGCGTGCCCGAAACCTACACCGATGTCGATGCCCTGCTCGAACGTGCCCGGGTCGACGCCGTCGTGGTGGCGACGCCCGACCACGTGCATGCCCCGATCGCAATCAAGGCGGCGGCGGCCGGCAAGCACATCCTCTGCGAGAAGCCCCTGGCCCTCAACTACGAGGAGGCGCGGGCGATGGCCGAGGCCGCCGAGCGGGCCGGCATCATCCACATGGTCAACTTCTCGTACCGGCGCAGCCCGGCGCTCCAGAAGGCCCGGGCGCTCGTCGAGGCGGGAGCCCTCGGGCGGATCATGCACTTCTCCGCACACTACCTGCAGAGCTGGCTCGCCTCGAAGGTCTGGGGCGACTGGCGCACCGAGCCGGCCTGGCTGTGGCGGCTCTCGACGGCTCATCACAGCTTGGGGGTGCTCGGGGACGTCGGCGTGCATATCCTCGACTTCGTCAGCTTTCCCGCCGGCGACTTCCGTTCCGTGCAATGCCGGCTGAAGACGTTTCCGAAGGCCGAAGGCGAGCGCATCGGCCCCTACGTGCTCGACGCCAACGATTCGGCGCTGATCGTCGCCGAACTGGAGAGCGGGGCGGCCGGGGTCATCCACACCAGCCGCTGGGCCACCGGCTACCAGAACGCCATCGCGCTCACACTGCACGGCGACCGGGGTGCCCTCCGCATCGACCTCGACCGCGGCTACGACCTCCTCGACGTGTGCCTGGAAGAAGACGTCGATACGGTCACGTGGAGGACGGTCACGTGCCCGCCGGTGCCGGCCAACGAGGAACGTTTTCTGGAATGCATCCGCACCGGCCGCCGGGCCGACCCCGACTTTCACCGGGGCGCGGCCATCCAGCGCGTGCTCGACGCCTGCTTCGCCTCGGATGCGTCGGGTACGGCCGTCGACGTGAGCCGGTGGGCGGCGGGTCAGCCTCCGGGGGCGAAGGCGTAG
- a CDS encoding inositol monophosphatase family protein: protein MASHEENTASSPRQDASGVPPWPAQRYEAERDVAVRAARRAAHLIRMHAGQVGDVREKGTHDLVTHVDEEAQRLIIDTLRSAFPGYDVLAEEGTGGRIDPVAGGHRWIIDPIDGTTNFTHGVPPYAVSIALQRGDTLVLGVVLDVARDELFTAIRGGGAFANGVRVRVSRTAALAEGLLATGFPYRRFEHLDAYLGVLRQFLLKTRGVRRHGVASIDLAYVACGRFDGFFETGLQPWDVAAGTVLVIEAGGQVTDFGGDGNPVFDRQIVASNGLLHGALCEVLAPLREIRL, encoded by the coding sequence ATGGCTTCACACGAAGAGAACACCGCCTCGTCCCCGAGGCAGGATGCGTCCGGTGTGCCCCCCTGGCCGGCCCAACGGTATGAAGCCGAGCGGGATGTGGCGGTGCGGGCAGCCCGCCGCGCCGCACACCTCATCCGCATGCACGCCGGCCAGGTGGGGGACGTTCGGGAGAAAGGTACGCACGACCTCGTCACCCACGTCGACGAGGAGGCCCAGCGCCTCATCATCGACACGCTCCGCAGCGCCTTCCCCGGCTACGACGTGCTGGCCGAGGAGGGCACCGGGGGGCGCATCGATCCCGTGGCGGGCGGGCACCGCTGGATCATCGATCCCATCGACGGCACGACGAACTTCACGCATGGCGTCCCGCCGTATGCCGTCAGCATCGCCCTCCAGCGAGGGGATACGCTCGTGCTCGGGGTGGTGCTCGACGTGGCCCGTGACGAGCTGTTCACCGCCATCCGGGGCGGGGGCGCCTTTGCCAACGGGGTGCGTGTGCGGGTCAGCCGTACGGCGGCGCTCGCGGAGGGCCTGCTGGCTACCGGCTTTCCCTATCGCCGTTTCGAACACCTGGACGCCTACCTCGGCGTGCTCCGCCAGTTTTTGCTGAAGACCCGCGGGGTCCGGCGGCACGGGGTGGCCTCCATCGACCTGGCCTACGTGGCCTGCGGGCGGTTCGACGGCTTCTTCGAGACGGGCCTGCAGCCGTGGGACGTGGCGGCCGGCACCGTGCTCGTCATCGAAGCCGGCGGGCAGGTCACCGACTTCGGCGGGGACGGCAACCCGGTCTTCGACCGGCAGATCGTGGCCTCCAACGGCCTCCTCCACGGGGCGCTCTGTGAGGTCCTGGCGCCCCTGCGGGAGATCCGGCTCTGA
- a CDS encoding enoyl-ACP reductase FabI, translating to MQATGFGLLKGKKGVIFGALNESSIAWSIAEAVHREGGRFALSNAPVARRLGSLEALAERTGSPVLWADATSDDDLRALYEEVRAAFGSIDFIVHSIGMGLNVRKDRPYEELNYAWYQKTLDISAISLHRIIHHALEAGVLADGGSIVTLSYIGAQRTFSKYSEMGDAKALLESIVRSFGYRLGKRRIRINAVSQSPTRTTAGSGIAGFDAMFEFAERIAPLGNADAASCADYVVTLLSDLTRMVTMQTLFHDGGFSAMGISDELIEDLKTALAPKP from the coding sequence ATGCAAGCAACGGGATTTGGTCTACTGAAAGGGAAAAAAGGGGTCATCTTCGGTGCCCTCAATGAGAGCAGCATCGCCTGGTCCATTGCCGAGGCGGTGCACCGGGAAGGCGGGCGCTTCGCCCTGTCGAACGCCCCGGTGGCCCGGCGGTTGGGTTCGCTCGAGGCCCTGGCCGAGCGTACCGGCAGCCCTGTCCTCTGGGCGGACGCCACCAGCGACGACGACCTGCGTGCCCTCTACGAGGAGGTCCGGGCCGCCTTCGGGTCCATCGACTTCATCGTACACTCCATCGGCATGGGGCTCAACGTGCGGAAAGACCGGCCGTATGAGGAACTGAACTACGCCTGGTATCAGAAGACGCTCGATATCTCGGCGATCAGCCTGCACCGGATCATCCATCACGCGCTCGAAGCCGGGGTCCTGGCCGACGGGGGCTCCATCGTCACGCTGTCGTACATCGGGGCACAGCGTACCTTTTCGAAGTATTCGGAGATGGGGGACGCCAAGGCGCTGCTCGAAAGCATCGTCCGCTCCTTCGGATACCGGCTCGGAAAACGACGCATCCGCATCAATGCCGTCTCGCAGAGCCCGACGCGCACCACGGCCGGTTCCGGCATCGCCGGCTTCGACGCCATGTTCGAGTTTGCCGAGCGGATCGCCCCCCTCGGCAATGCCGACGCCGCGAGCTGTGCCGACTACGTGGTCACGCTTCTGAGCGACCTGACCCGGATGGTAACCATGCAGACCCTCTTCCACGACGGTGGCTTCTCGGCCATGGGGATCTCGGACGAGCTCATCGAGGACCTGAAAACCGCCCTCGCCCCGAAGCCATGA
- a CDS encoding HAD family hydrolase — protein sequence MIRLFVSDIDGCLAEPYRPYDLRRFQELAALVSTAGPVGHHPEWPAFTLCSGRPYSYVEAVTQALGLQVPVLFEAGAGLFDPVRARVSWHPAFSEDLAAALATIRHWLEERIRGTSMIYDMGKRTQAGVIGPDPDEVARLFPVVEEHVARHYPGFRVLLTSASIDVVPAHLTKEQGIAWLSEQTGVPLEAMAFIGDTEGDLGALGVVGYAFAPANATAAVKEQVGHVTRGAVIEGVLEAYAWCRRHNGRSPDGTPPGAAVSRAPQDAQG from the coding sequence ATGATTCGACTCTTCGTCTCCGACATTGACGGGTGCCTGGCCGAACCGTACCGGCCCTATGACTTGCGGCGGTTTCAGGAACTGGCGGCGCTGGTGTCGACGGCCGGACCGGTGGGGCATCACCCGGAGTGGCCCGCCTTCACGCTTTGCTCGGGGCGTCCCTATTCGTACGTCGAGGCCGTCACACAGGCGCTCGGTTTGCAGGTGCCGGTGCTCTTCGAGGCCGGGGCCGGCCTGTTCGACCCGGTGCGGGCGCGCGTATCCTGGCATCCGGCCTTCTCCGAAGACCTGGCGGCGGCGCTGGCGACGATCCGGCACTGGCTGGAAGAACGGATCCGGGGCACGTCGATGATATACGACATGGGCAAGCGCACCCAGGCCGGCGTCATCGGGCCGGATCCGGACGAGGTGGCCCGCCTTTTTCCCGTCGTGGAGGAGCATGTGGCGCGGCATTACCCCGGCTTTCGCGTGCTCCTGACGTCGGCGTCCATCGACGTGGTGCCGGCGCATCTGACGAAGGAGCAGGGGATCGCCTGGCTCTCGGAACAGACCGGCGTGCCGCTCGAGGCCATGGCCTTCATCGGCGACACCGAGGGGGACCTCGGCGCGCTCGGCGTGGTGGGGTATGCCTTCGCGCCGGCCAACGCCACGGCGGCGGTCAAAGAGCAGGTGGGGCACGTGACGCGCGGCGCCGTCATCGAGGGGGTGCTGGAGGCGTATGCCTGGTGCCGCCGGCACAACGGCCGGTCGCCGGACGGCACCCCGCCCGGGGCCGCCGTCTCGCGGGCTCCTCAGGACGCGCAGGGTTGA
- a CDS encoding L,D-transpeptidase family protein produces MGRFVVGLLLVCCCAFEGVAQSMRPVVDGDAAVYYAVRRNAMLYSTPDSTRPYVQLSFREPVFVLAEQGDWRLVRTRDGARGYAHASTLSNVWILVSKRRQTLYVYRGGHQVRAYPVDLGQNFFADKVRRGSRYEPDHWRTPDGVFFVASKNPRSQFYRALVLNYPTAEDAERGLREGLITPSQYEAILRAEREFRMPPMNTALGGWIEIHGDGTGARSNWTQGCVAVLNRHMDELWELVEVGTPVLIEP; encoded by the coding sequence ATGGGGCGTTTCGTTGTCGGTCTGCTGCTGGTGTGCTGCTGTGCCTTCGAAGGCGTGGCCCAGTCGATGCGCCCCGTGGTCGACGGGGACGCCGCCGTCTACTATGCCGTTCGGCGGAACGCCATGCTCTACAGCACCCCGGACTCGACCCGGCCCTACGTACAACTCAGTTTCCGGGAACCGGTCTTCGTGCTCGCCGAACAGGGGGACTGGCGGCTCGTGCGTACCCGGGACGGCGCCCGCGGGTACGCCCACGCCTCGACCCTCTCCAACGTGTGGATCCTCGTCTCCAAGCGCCGGCAGACCCTCTACGTCTATCGCGGCGGCCATCAGGTGCGCGCCTATCCGGTGGACCTGGGGCAAAACTTCTTCGCCGACAAGGTGCGGCGTGGCAGTCGCTACGAGCCGGATCACTGGCGCACGCCGGACGGGGTTTTTTTCGTGGCGTCGAAGAACCCGCGCAGCCAGTTCTACCGGGCGCTGGTGCTCAACTATCCCACCGCCGAAGATGCCGAACGGGGATTGCGGGAGGGCCTCATCACCCCTTCCCAGTATGAAGCCATCCTGCGGGCCGAGCGGGAGTTTCGGATGCCGCCGATGAACACGGCCCTGGGAGGCTGGATCGAGATCCACGGCGACGGCACCGGGGCCCGCAGCAACTGGACGCAGGGCTGCGTGGCGGTGCTGAACCGGCACATGGACGAGCTCTGGGAGCTGGTCGAAGTCGGCACGCCGGTATTGATCGAACCCTGA